One Tursiops truncatus isolate mTurTru1 chromosome 3, mTurTru1.mat.Y, whole genome shotgun sequence DNA segment encodes these proteins:
- the IL5 gene encoding interleukin-5 has protein sequence MRMLLHLSLLALGAVYVCVIAVESPMNRLVAETLTLLSTHQTLLIGDGNLMIPTPEHTNHELCIKEVFQGIDTLKNQTAQGDAVEKLFQNLFLIKEYIIDLQRKKCGGERWRVKQFLDYLQTFLKVINTEWTTES, from the exons ATGAGAATGCTTCTGCATTTGAGTTTGCTGGCTCTTGGAGCTGTCTACGTTTGTGTCATTGCTGTAGAAAGTCCCATGAATAGACTGGTGGCAGAGACCTTGACACTGCTCTCCACTCATCAAACTCTGCTGATAGGTGACggg aacTTGATGATTCCTACTCCCGAACATACAAAT CACGAACTATGCATTAAAGAAGTCTTTCAGGGAATAGACACACTGAAGAATCAAACTGCACAAGGGGATGCCGTGGAAAAACTATTCCAAAacttgtttttaataaaagaatacataataGACCTCCAAAGA AAGAAGTGTGGAGGAGAAAGATGGAGAGTAAAACAATTCCTAGACTACCTGCAAACTTTTCTTAAGGTGATAAACACCGAGTGGACAACGGAAAGTTGA